In the Mytilus trossulus isolate FHL-02 chromosome 1, PNRI_Mtr1.1.1.hap1, whole genome shotgun sequence genome, one interval contains:
- the LOC134723343 gene encoding protein lin-37 homolog, giving the protein MSSVKGVAEVSSARSRLDATLQSMVDKKDEGHVSSEDEISQSELATSVSSPVVSPSKRSANRSARKRKRKEDFDFSDGQVHHQYIMKLFDRSVDLAQFDEDSPLYPICRSWLKNRPYDRDANDKDKLSSPEHEAHSDEEIDGIPNVYLMPKPIKAEPDDTRDYRIPEPLPNTDAPLDINADPDTAPPPEQLLLGHMSRWKDVRIRWREAGFQNESRFADSMNLIREIFENQMKEG; this is encoded by the exons gtgTTGCAGAGGTGAGCTCTGCAAGAAGTAGATTAGATGCAACATTACAGTCAATGGTTGATAAGAAAGATGAGGG gcaTGTCTCGAGTGAAGATGAAATATCCCAGTCAGAACTAGCCACAAG TGTTTCATCACCAGTTGTGTCACCAAGTAAACGATCAGCAAACAGATCAGCTAGAAAGCGtaaaagaaaagaagattttgatTTCAGTGATGGACAGGTTCACC ATCAGTACATAATGAAGTTATTTGACAGAAGTGTAGATCTTGCCCAGTTTGATGAAGATTCACCATTGTACCCCATCTGTCGATCATGGTTAAAGAATCGTCCTTACGACAGAGATGCCAACGACAAAGACAAGTTATCATCTCCAGAACATGAGGCCCATAGTGATGAagag aTAGACGGCATTCCAAATGTGTACTTGATGCCAAAGCCAATAAAAGCTGAGCCAGATGATACAAGAGACTACAGAATACCAGAACCATTACCAAACACAGATGCACCATTAGATATAAATGCA GATCCAGATACTGCACCACCCCCTGAACAGCTACTATTAGGACACATGTCCAGATGGAAAGATGTCAGAATAAG atGGAGAGAAGCAGGATTTCAAAATGAGTCTAGATTTGCAGACAGCATGAACTTAATCagagaaatatttgaaaatcagatGAAAGAAGGATGA